Sequence from the Paralichthys olivaceus isolate ysfri-2021 chromosome 1, ASM2471397v2, whole genome shotgun sequence genome:
TCACAAACTTTCATGTGGTGGAAAAAATTCCACATGGAGGAGAGGCCTCCGAGTTATTTTGACGTACACAAGAGGAGCCATTGTGCGGCTTTGTTGTCCTGAGTCACCTGTGAGGTGTTTCACAATCAAACTGTCGAagagtttttaattaaaatggcTGATAACTCGATGAATGATTCACTAAAGGAGTGAAGAGTGATAGAAATCAATTTCCAGAATTTTCCTCATcttgtttttgcctttttttttttttcttttactcctcCAAAGCATTACGTCAATAATCACGGTTTGTGAATCCTCCCATCATTTTTAAGACATCACCCGCcaagtttaaaaaacatgtccGCCCTGTGAATATGAATTTACTAAACCAAAGTGACATTTCCCTTCTAGCGTGTGGAGGCGTCATCCAGCGAGCTCAGGGTCACGTAGCCCTGGAGAGTTACCCGACAAACGCCCGATGTGAGTGGAGAGTGCAAGCGCAGAGGGGCAGAAGCATCGAGCTCAGGTAAACGCCCCTTTTccacagcagacagagaaagagagagagagagagagagagacacgaaGAAGAAATGTAGTTAATCTCGATGTGAAAAGCCCAGCATGTTTATGAGAGGACTTACTGAGCCCCTTGGTGATTCGACAGTGAGTCAAGCAGTCAGAAAGTGTTACTGTCTGTGTCTGGCTGCATGAAACGGCTGCAGACAGAATTCCTCGAGGTTACGTTCGGCTCCGGTCGGCGCAAATATTCACCAGAAACACAGCAAATCAGCAAGTTGTGCATCAGCGGCATCATTGAATGTGGCACATGTTGAGATTAGAGTGAGGAGTAAATACCTGGAACAGGAAGCGGCATAGGGCCTGGAGTGTGAGTGGAgtgcaatgcatgctgggaacaCAGTCAGACTCATCGTTTCCTCAAGTCATCGCTGCTTATTAGCAAAGTTGTGACCTCAACATAACTTCTCTGCGTGGTTGTGCCGCAGGTTTTCGCTGCTCAGTTTGGAGTCCGACCACAACTGTCGTTACGACTACGTCGAGGTGCGCGACGGCGACGACCTGAGCTCCCCTGTGATTGGTCGGTTTTGCGGGGATCGGCTGCCTCCACCGATAAAAAGCTCCGGGAATCTCCTGCACATCCTGTTCACCTCAGATGGCTACAACAACTTCGATGGATTTGTTCTCACTTATCAGGAGAGTTCAGGCAGGTATATTTGTTATTAGTAATGTGACTGCTATATactttatacatttatacattcatTCAATATATCGACACGGCATCGaacaaaatgacacaaacactgaacagcTTCCATTCAAAGGTTTATGATGTGGGTCTTACTCTGAGTGAGTACGTTTCTGGATTACACTGCATTAAAAATCAAGACAGATTCATTTTTGCAGCATGTGAAAAACAAGAGAGTTGagccaaagtgctttacagtcaTGGCACAGAAACGAAAATGCAAGTatggataaaaaataaaagtaaaaacagagagagagagagaaagatgtgatAAAAGACACAAGATAAAAGTAAATGAGATTTAAAACTAAACATGGGCATTAAGAGAATCAGCctgaaataaaagcaaaattcAAAAATTTTTATCTGGTGTTCCTTCTTATTTTGTCCACACAGTGTGAAGCTGGTTTCCTCTGtggagtccacacacacacagaataataaCGCACCCGTCTGATTTATTCTGTTTCATGGTAAACTGAAGGTGTCTGCTTCAGAAATCATGAATACATGATGGTTTTCCACTGCCCATCCATGCATAGTGCAGCACCTCTCTCCTATGAAATGCACCACGTTTGCTACTGGACTttttctgtgtgcgtgtgtgtgtgtgtgtgtgtgtgttcagcgaTGTGAGACGGGCAGACAGTGACACAGATTTATCacactcacctctctctctccgtttcGCCTTCTCTGAAGCGATTCATGCATCTAACTTGCATCCCAtttattctctgttttctcctcatgGGCATCTCGCGCTCGCTCACAGAACCGTATCATAGCACGGTGTTAACTGCGTGAGAGGGCGTCCGGGCGCATTTCAGAAAGATTTCTGGTAAAAGGTTTACATCAATAAGTTATagaacagtttttcttttttttaagcatAAAATCTCCTCCCCTTGGGGAAAAAAGAACCTTTGAAAAACTTCGAGATTAAATCAGGTCAAAGTAAAAGGTGGTGGTTTCAGAGAAGCTTCAGTGAAGCTTCAGTCAGTTTCTCTCTCAACGTTGAGTTCTATCAGGTTGAAATCTGTTCGCTTCATGAAAAGTGTCAGTGCACCTGAAATTAAAGCCttgaacaaaaagaaatgtaaaggttttggaaaataaatcacagatttTTCCTGTTGGACTGAATTTTTCGTGCAGAAGCCAAACACACGTCTGACTCCACTTTCCATAATGGAAACCAAATGTTATtcatcagttttctttttaagacTGTTGCAGAAGTTTCATGTGCTGCACTTGTAATTGTAATAGCTCCTGTGAAACTCCGTGAGTTATTCTCTGGagattttgcaaaaacaaattgaaaaagaaatcctggatctgcctcctgatgCACAGACAGAGGGTTCGTAAACATCACACAtccagaaagaaaaactgtaaacgaatcattgatttaaatcccttaaaacatattttactatatttaatttaaacacatttctttttaaccTTGGGCATCTTATCGCTTTGTAAGATGTAAAATCTCAAGGACTTGGTCTGTCACACTGATTGAAAagtgacattctattactattATGCTGAACACTGAGATTCAAACTGGCCCCGGAGGAAATGAAGGCTGTTCTTTGTTTGAGCTCAGGATGTTTAGAGCAGAGTCGTCTGTAATCTCACTCGTATTATAAATGAGTTTCAGAAACTTAGCGACCGTGGAAAGATGTTACACATAAAAAGTTGAGGATCAACCAAAACTTGGCTCTGCATGTTTTACACTGCTGCCACCCTCTGGcacaatttgatttatttacacatttgtcataatttttcaaattgaaataaaacaaacaaacaaattaacttATGTCTAAATTAGGAAACTGTAAATAATGCTGATTTTTTCcacaattatttattaatcCCTCATGGATTCGTATATGATATTTTAATATATCATATGATATATTTGTAATTGATAGTTCTGCTTTggacataaatacatttgtatttatcacattttaacatttcaaacttttttttttcacaatttcctcatattattattgtatttttacttatttattacttttactgaagGTTCTGTTTCTACAATCTATAGTTTCATTACAGTTTTACAATCAAATGTCCCCATAGTGGGACAAATAAAGGATTAACTACATCTGGTCTCATTTTCAAACGTTTTTTTACCGTTgatggtaaaaataaataaccgGTAAATGATTGAAACGATTGTGTCCCTTCAGTTTTGCCTGTTGATTGAGTGGAAGTCTGTCCTTCACTTTTAACAGTCAGATATTTTCTCCTATGTTTCAGCCGCTGGTGATCCGGTGTGTGCACCTCCAGAGGCACCGGTGAACGGATACTGGCTGCCTGTGCACGGCCTCCACGAGAAGCTTGCGTCTGTGAAGTACCGATGTCATCCACCTTTCATTCTCACCGGCTCCCAGCAGAGGAGCTGTCTGCCTGATGGCATGTGGAGTGGCACCGCTCCCACATGTGTGAGAGGTACTTTCTCccaccaggtttttttttctgggcttcatttctgaacGCACTGAAAGccacaaattatttttctctcctttctcgcTCATACAGACCAAACCAGCCGAGTCCAGTGCGCCCCTCCTCCTAAATTGCTCAATGGCTTCTACAGGCCGGCTCAGGACACAGCAGGGGGTGCGGGGGCGGAGACGATGGAGTTTTTCTGTAAAAACACTTTCGTGCTGATCGGAAACCACCAGAGCACCTGCCTCTCTAATGGATCCTGGAGCAGCAGGCCACCAAAGTGTGTGAGAGGTTGGTTGTTTTGAAAAAACACACGAGAGGTCGACAACTCACTTCATCACTGTGtcaacatgaagaagaagaattccTTTCgatttcttatttcatttttttattttacttcaccTGCAAATGttcatgtgaaagaaaaacacattttagaaacTAGAGCACAAGGTTGGATCTTGTTTATTGTGTCATTTTACTTTCTGAACACCTTTATTCATGTTATTGAAACCGAGCCGCTCAGCAGTGGAAGTGATTCTATCATAACAACAGTTGCCCTTTTGGTTTGCAGCCTGTCGAGAGCCCAAAGTGTCCGAACTTGTGCGACACGGTGTTGTGAAGCCGCATCTGTCGTCAAGGTAACGTTCATAACAATGTGCTGTGTGTATTTCAGTCATTTGACTACACTTATGTGTACAAATGCTCGACGttgttaaagcaacactgtgtaacttttactgagcaacagcgccctctgcagctgcagtgttgaTTTGAAGCTAGTTGCCAAATTAACTTTATTAAACATCAAATGCcaaaaaatcaacaaacatcTTAATGTGCATCAAGACCTGATCAAACAATCCACCTTCAGGTAAATCTTTGAGAATGTTAGATTGAGCGAGGAGCTACTGAGACAAGCTGCAGCTCTTTCCCACAGAGAGACTCCAAACCTGCGGCTGCAGCTCTCATCCAGGTTCAACATCCACGATCTGTCGTCCGCCGGGTTCATCCCACCAACACTGGGCCGACTGTCCGCCATAGACAGACATGACGGCGCTTCGGATGAGCTTCCTCGTGGCTTTCACTCTGTCCACACGAGCATCGAGTACAAGTGTGCTTCGCCTCTCTACCGCCACACGGGGAGCTCCCGTCGCACCTGTCTGAAGACCGGCAGGTGGAGCGGGCGCCACGTCTCCTGCTCGCCAGGTGAGGTCACGCTGTGAAGTGAAACTTGAGTAAATGTATATTCTTCTATTAAATGAGTAATATGAAGCATTGAATGGATGTAGAGttcaataaaacatgtttcatcaaATGTGGCAGGGCcttcaaatatttattaaaaatctcCTTGTCAGAATTATTGCAGTTTATTATGGATTATAGTTTTTGACACTTTTTCCTCTTTGCCTGTTGCTTTTCTAGTTTGTGGCAAATTCGACACTTTCAGTCCTCACAACCTCTCAGACACTCAGTGGCCGTGGCACGCAGCCGTCTACGTCCGCTCGCCTCCTGATGGTACAGCCCGCGGCCACAGGCCCCATGGAGCGAGCGGCAGACGGGAGGCCTCAGAGGAGTCCACGTTCTGGCTCCTGGCCTGCAGCGGGGCTCTGCTCGCCCAGCGCAGCGTCCTGGTGGCAGCTCAGTGTGTGGTGGACAAGGACAAGCAGCAGCCGTTTCACCCTGCGCACGTGAAGGTTGTCATAGGCGTGCAGCACCAGGCGTCCAGGGCTCAGACGAAAAGCCAGCACCACCTCAGGGTACGCCACCGTCGACAACACGTCTGAGGGAAATGCTCTCagatctttgtttttaattcctAAAATAACTGTTTCATTGTAAAAGCAGCTAAATTTGAGATGATGGTGGATTTATTGCATTTAATCCACATTTATCTCACGTTTAACCTCGAAgcctaaacatgttttcacCTCAAATCCTCCAGttacactggttttatttttaacattttttaggCGAAACAGCATAACAAAGTTTCCCATGAGCAAACAGCAGATGCAATGAAGAATTAAGCAAGAAAtcttcattaaataaatataatcctCTGGAcagggttttgtttttacatggtTACAGGGAGAAATCCTCCCGGCATCAGCATGTGCACTTAAAGCTTTACTGGGATACGACTGTATTTGATTTGGATTTTAAAATAAGTGCACATCTTGATGCATATTATCTGATCTCAACACTTATTCCAAATAGTATTCTACTTTTTAAtccactttctcttttccctcaACAGGTTGCAGATATTTTAGTCCATCCAAACTTTTACTTCGCCCCGGACGCCACCGTGGCCGTGCTCAAGCTGAAAGACAAGGCCAAGATCAGCGAGCGCGTGCTGCCGGTGTGTCTACCCAGAATGCACGGAGGAGAGGTGACGGTGCGGGAGGCTTACACCGCGAGATGGATTCTACCGAACAATCACAGGCACCTGAGCCGCTACGCCGCCTCGAGCCAAACGGAGCTTGTTGAGTTGAGTGATGTGGCTCATTGTGAAAAAGAATTTGCTCAGG
This genomic interval carries:
- the pamr1a gene encoding inactive serine protease PAMR1 — translated: MFTFLTRKMNVYPELYCLLLNICYCVTAWPHAPAGDNCPSAEWNVMCRPCCEYHLIQCRCPSKGSRVGYTVPCCRNALDQCDPCIIHPGCSLFENCRTCHNGTWKANDDFFVNGKFCTECRQGWSGGDCKTCGGVIQRAQGHVALESYPTNARCEWRVQAQRGRSIELRFSLLSLESDHNCRYDYVEVRDGDDLSSPVIGRFCGDRLPPPIKSSGNLLHILFTSDGYNNFDGFVLTYQESSAAGDPVCAPPEAPVNGYWLPVHGLHEKLASVKYRCHPPFILTGSQQRSCLPDGMWSGTAPTCVRDQTSRVQCAPPPKLLNGFYRPAQDTAGGAGAETMEFFCKNTFVLIGNHQSTCLSNGSWSSRPPKCVRACREPKVSELVRHGVVKPHLSSRETPNLRLQLSSRFNIHDLSSAGFIPPTLGRLSAIDRHDGASDELPRGFHSVHTSIEYKCASPLYRHTGSSRRTCLKTGRWSGRHVSCSPVCGKFDTFSPHNLSDTQWPWHAAVYVRSPPDGTARGHRPHGASGRREASEESTFWLLACSGALLAQRSVLVAAQCVVDKDKQQPFHPAHVKVVIGVQHQASRAQTKSQHHLRVADILVHPNFYFAPDATVAVLKLKDKAKISERVLPVCLPRMHGGEVTVREAYTARWILPNNHRHLSRYAASSQTELVELSDVAHCEKEFAQGGTRTAAISDSALCVVKRPSSPESPCPGAVPGLTTLPAVFPPTGRVLSGQEETLGASSSSGWQLLALEGFSYEENNCHRQTQTRVGSFQDWIEKNLN